One part of the Desulfonema ishimotonii genome encodes these proteins:
- the polA gene encoding DNA polymerase I: MPDQKTIYLIDGTAYIYRAFHAIRGGLSNSKGLPTNAALGFTKMLLRLVDDKQPTHMVMCFDAKGKTFRHDAYADYKANRPAMPEDMAVQIPYIKAITRAFNIPLLEMTGYEADDLIGTMSERARAAGFSVVMVTGDKDFLQLVAEDAVIWDPMKDKISDLTTVQEDFGVAPHQIIDIMGFSGDTADNIPGVPGIGPKTAISLISTFGSMAQVYEQVHTITKKKQHENLVRFREQALLSRELVTIRTDVPLAFEPEKFRLTEPDTARLSELFSELEFRQLQERFSAKADRSRKKYLGIFDTDALSELIGRLESAEMFALDTETTALDPMRAELVGLSFAIAPDEAFYIPCGHDYIGAPRQLRLADVLAALKPVLENPRLKKVGQNIKYDWMVLTRHGVRLAGVTFDTMVASYLLNPSKHAHNLDQIAADFLGHRNITYAEVAGKGKNALTFNQVLVEKAIPYACEDADITLMACHVLMPKLAEIGLTRLMETVEMPLIPVLMRMEMTGVCVDRDRLRELSKSFAHQIEQLETEIYAMAGEDFNVRSSQQLGQILFEKLGLPVVKKTRKKTGYSTDVEVLTALAEKHELPALVLRHRTLAKLRSTYADALTELIHPETGRIHTSYNQTVTATGRLSSSGPNLQNIPIRTDEGIEIRKAFIPCEGWTLVAADYSQIELRLLAHYSEDEILIRAFQEEEDIHTRTATEVFQVFPEMITPELRRQAKTINFGIIYGMGAFSLSKELGITRKMAQTYINSYFARYKGVRNFIDKTIEEARTTQQTSTLLGRIRLLPEISSPNNNLRSFAERTAVNTPIQGTAADLIKLAMIRADAALRERNLQSAMLLTVHDELVFEVPPDELDQVKTLVREIMENVWPDLRVPLKVNLDCGANWAEAH, from the coding sequence ATGCCAGATCAGAAAACCATCTATCTTATTGACGGCACGGCCTACATTTACCGTGCCTTTCACGCCATCCGGGGCGGACTTTCCAATTCCAAAGGTCTCCCCACCAATGCGGCCCTGGGCTTCACCAAAATGCTGCTCAGACTCGTGGATGACAAACAACCGACACATATGGTCATGTGCTTTGACGCAAAGGGCAAGACCTTCCGTCACGACGCCTATGCGGATTACAAGGCCAACCGCCCGGCCATGCCCGAAGATATGGCCGTTCAGATCCCCTATATTAAGGCGATCACGCGGGCCTTTAACATTCCGCTCCTGGAGATGACGGGGTATGAGGCCGACGATCTGATCGGCACGATGTCCGAACGGGCACGGGCGGCAGGATTTTCCGTCGTCATGGTGACGGGCGATAAGGATTTTCTCCAACTGGTGGCGGAAGATGCCGTGATCTGGGATCCCATGAAAGATAAGATCTCGGATCTGACCACGGTGCAAGAGGATTTCGGGGTGGCGCCGCATCAGATCATCGACATCATGGGCTTTTCCGGCGACACGGCAGACAACATCCCCGGTGTGCCCGGCATCGGTCCCAAAACAGCCATCTCCCTGATCAGCACCTTCGGCAGCATGGCGCAGGTGTACGAACAGGTCCACACCATCACCAAAAAGAAGCAGCACGAAAATCTCGTCAGATTCAGGGAACAGGCCCTGCTGAGCCGGGAGCTGGTTACCATCAGAACCGATGTGCCCCTGGCGTTTGAGCCGGAAAAATTCCGGCTGACAGAACCCGATACAGCACGGCTTTCCGAACTCTTCAGCGAACTGGAGTTCCGGCAGCTTCAGGAGCGGTTTTCCGCCAAAGCCGACCGCAGTCGGAAAAAATATCTGGGAATCTTTGACACGGACGCGCTCTCCGAGCTTATCGGGCGGCTTGAGTCTGCGGAGATGTTCGCCCTGGATACGGAGACCACGGCCTTGGACCCCATGCGGGCCGAGCTGGTGGGGCTTTCCTTTGCCATTGCGCCGGACGAGGCCTTTTACATCCCCTGCGGCCACGATTATATCGGCGCGCCCCGGCAGCTCCGGCTGGCGGACGTGCTGGCGGCCCTGAAGCCGGTGCTTGAAAATCCCCGATTGAAAAAGGTGGGCCAGAACATCAAATATGACTGGATGGTGCTGACGCGCCACGGCGTCCGGCTGGCGGGCGTCACCTTTGATACGATGGTGGCCTCCTACCTGCTCAACCCGTCCAAGCACGCCCACAACCTGGACCAGATCGCGGCGGACTTTCTCGGCCACCGGAACATCACCTATGCGGAGGTTGCGGGCAAGGGGAAAAACGCCCTCACCTTTAATCAGGTGCTGGTGGAAAAGGCGATTCCCTATGCGTGCGAGGATGCCGACATCACCCTCATGGCCTGTCATGTGCTGATGCCCAAATTGGCGGAGATCGGCCTGACCCGCCTGATGGAGACGGTGGAAATGCCCCTGATCCCGGTGCTGATGCGAATGGAGATGACCGGCGTCTGTGTGGACCGGGACCGGCTCCGGGAGCTGTCGAAATCCTTTGCCCATCAGATTGAGCAGCTCGAAACGGAAATTTACGCTATGGCCGGTGAGGATTTCAACGTCAGATCCTCCCAGCAGCTGGGGCAAATTCTCTTTGAAAAGCTGGGATTGCCGGTGGTGAAAAAGACCAGAAAGAAAACCGGCTACTCCACCGATGTGGAGGTGCTGACGGCCCTGGCCGAAAAGCACGAGCTTCCGGCCCTGGTGCTGCGTCACCGGACCCTTGCCAAGCTCAGATCCACCTACGCGGACGCGCTCACTGAGCTGATTCACCCCGAAACCGGTCGCATCCACACCTCATACAATCAGACCGTCACGGCCACGGGGCGTCTGAGCAGCTCCGGCCCGAACCTTCAGAATATCCCCATCCGCACCGATGAGGGGATTGAAATCCGCAAGGCCTTTATCCCCTGCGAGGGGTGGACCCTGGTGGCGGCAGACTACTCACAGATCGAGCTGCGGCTGCTGGCCCATTATTCCGAAGACGAAATCCTGATCCGGGCGTTTCAGGAGGAAGAGGATATTCACACGCGGACGGCCACCGAGGTGTTTCAGGTTTTCCCCGAGATGATCACCCCGGAACTGCGGCGGCAGGCCAAAACCATCAATTTCGGTATCATTTACGGCATGGGCGCATTCAGCCTCTCCAAAGAGCTGGGTATTACCCGCAAGATGGCCCAGACCTATATCAACAGCTATTTTGCCCGGTATAAGGGCGTAAGGAATTTTATCGACAAAACCATCGAAGAGGCCCGGACCACACAGCAGACCAGCACGCTGCTGGGCCGCATCCGCCTGCTGCCGGAGATCAGCAGCCCCAACAACAACCTGCGAAGCTTTGCCGAGCGCACCGCCGTCAACACGCCTATTCAGGGGACGGCCGCCGACCTGATCAAGCTGGCCATGATCCGGGCGGATGCGGCGCTCCGGGAGAGAAATCTGCAATCGGCCATGCTGCTCACGGTCCATGACGAACTCGTTTTTGAGGTGCCGCCCGATGAACTGGACCAGGTGAAAACCCTGGTCCGGGAGATCATGGAAAATGTCTGGCCCGACCTCCGCGTGCCGCTCAAAGTCAATCTGGATTGCGGGGCCAACTGGGCTGAGGCGCATTAG
- a CDS encoding transposase: MPDLLNEKFPFQSETDSDVYIGENKMPCRLIAYRLPEEIVGLRRGKARRAAAKKGRTPSRDYLKWLGFGFYITNVARDIWSAEVIGTVHRLRWQVELIFKSWKSLLNIHILKGTRSERVRCLIYGRLIAVTVMTMC, encoded by the coding sequence ATGCCGGATTTGCTCAATGAAAAATTCCCCTTTCAGTCTGAAACGGATTCGGATGTATATATCGGTGAAAATAAAATGCCCTGCCGCCTGATTGCTTACAGGCTGCCAGAAGAGATAGTCGGTCTGCGCCGCGGAAAAGCCCGCCGGGCTGCCGCAAAAAAGGGCAGAACTCCCTCTCGGGATTATCTGAAATGGCTCGGTTTCGGATTTTATATAACCAACGTTGCGCGGGATATATGGTCAGCAGAAGTTATCGGGACTGTCCACCGTCTGCGATGGCAGGTGGAACTGATTTTCAAATCGTGGAAATCGTTGCTGAATATTCATATATTGAAGGGAACTCGGTCCGAGCGTGTGAGATGCCTGATTTACGGCCGGCTGATAGCGGTCACTGTCATGACCATGTGTTAG
- a CDS encoding transposase: protein MTAPMHDSRAEPLSPFKRIFLEDSTQCSLNEKLADEFRGSGGSASRSSVKINLIYEFKNHTIQDISISSGNVPDQSSAEAIPEHIRADDLILRDLGYFATDVLGRIRDREAFYLSRLPIKMPFLLICRICSMKNSPFSLKRIRMYISVKIKCPAA, encoded by the coding sequence ATGACCGCACCGATGCATGATAGTCGTGCGGAACCGCTGTCTCCTTTTAAGCGGATATTTCTCGAAGACAGCACTCAGTGCAGTCTAAATGAAAAACTTGCAGACGAATTCAGAGGTTCGGGCGGAAGTGCAAGTCGTTCATCTGTCAAAATCAATCTGATCTATGAATTTAAAAATCATACGATACAGGATATCAGCATCAGCAGCGGCAATGTGCCGGATCAGTCCTCTGCCGAAGCAATTCCTGAACATATTCGGGCAGATGATCTGATTCTGCGTGATTTGGGATATTTTGCAACAGATGTTTTGGGACGTATCCGGGACCGGGAGGCATTTTATCTGAGCCGTCTGCCCATAAAGATGCCGTTCCTGTTAATATGCCGGATTTGCTCAATGAAAAATTCCCCTTTCAGTCTGAAACGGATTCGGATGTATATATCGGTGAAAATAAAATGCCCTGCCGCCTGA